In the genome of Stegostoma tigrinum isolate sSteTig4 chromosome 29, sSteTig4.hap1, whole genome shotgun sequence, one region contains:
- the cdc26 gene encoding anaphase-promoting complex subunit CDC26: protein MLRRKPTRLELKLDDIEEFESMKKELENRKKQQREEGVMVSSSDVDSANGARDDAKVREKINERIGYRPNPHINKPFSLFGNLH, encoded by the exons ATGTTGCGGAGGAAGCCTACTCGGCTCGAACTGAAGCTGGACGATATTGAGGAGTTTGAGAGTATGAAGAAGGAGTTGGAG AATCGGAAGAAACAGCAGCGTGAGGAAGGAGTCATGGTGAGCTCCAGTGATGTGGACAGTGCAAATGGAGCACGAGATGATGCCAAGGTCAGAGAGAAGATAAATGAGCGAATTGGTTACCGACCCAATCCTCACATCAACAAACCCTTCTCTCTGTTTGGGAACCTCCACTGA